From the genome of Vicia villosa cultivar HV-30 ecotype Madison, WI linkage group LG2, Vvil1.0, whole genome shotgun sequence, one region includes:
- the LOC131649894 gene encoding uncharacterized protein LOC131649894 → MDIVGQRALKKKVCDISYPSTYSMCPPPVKYKPKRGVKKSRKREKSDVHRDPSQWEYAEASQGSQTTKRSCTQQNGSQLSTMPIGKQPSINSAKAKYLSQFPAFYHPYIDDIFDVELDRNCGFCCISFALGWGEDACYDVQRQLHTQIQKHADLFSKLFYDTVFDVSNSLLVKHLGLQGKEKWMTIPDMGYPIASKYSVVVFVSLSMLMNIIFFPFLITPPSYTSRHTIIAVGFVNRNHWIQIKLRPDCPLPPITDRWRHNYSNNA, encoded by the coding sequence ATGGATATTGTGGGTCAAAGGGCGTTGAAGAAAAAAGTTTGTGATATTTCCTATCCATCCACATATTCAATGTGTCCACCGCCGGTGAAATACAAGCCAAAAAGAGGAGTTAAGAAGAGTAGAAAAAGGGAAAAAAGTGATGTGCATCGTGATCCAAGTCAGTGGGAATATGCTGAAGCTTCGCAGGGGAGTCAGACTACAAAGAGATCATGCACACAACAAAATGGGAGTCAATTGTCAACCATGCCGATTGGTAAGCAACCTTCTATCAATTCTGCAAAAGCCAAGTACTTGTCACAGTTTCCTGCTTTCTATCATCCATACATCGATGACATTTTTGATGTTGAATTGGATAGAAATTGTGGTTTCTGTtgtatttcatttgcattaggaTGGGGGGAAGATGCATGTTATGATGTTCAAAGACAACTGCATACTCAAATCCAGAAACACGCAGATTTATTTTCTAAGTTGTTCTATGACACTGTCTTTGATGTTAGTAATTCATTACTCGTAAAACACTTGGGTCTTCAGGGTAAGGAGAAATGGATGACGATTCCCGATATGGGTTACCCTATTGCTTCTAAATACAGTGTTGttgtatttgtttctctttccatgtTAATGAACATAATATTTTTCCCGTTTCTCATAACTCCACCCTCATACACGAGTCGACATACGATCATTGCTGTTGGTTTTGTCAACCGTAATCATTGGATTCAGATAAAGTTGAGACCCGATTGTCCATTGCCTCCCATCACTGATCGTTGGAGGCATAATTATTCTAATAATGCATAA
- the LOC131651923 gene encoding probable carotenoid cleavage dioxygenase 4, chloroplastic has protein sequence MVPKLIIITCKQPPTSIPSFNISSIKTKEKPQTTQTQTLKTTTTTPSTKTKPPPTTTTTTQHTNKKPETSLPGLLFNTFDDIINNFIDPPIKPAVDPRHVLSQNFAPVLTELPPTQCEITKGTLPPSLNGAYIRNGPNPQFLPRGPYHLFDGDGMLHAITISNGTATLCSRYVKTYKYKTENEAGYPLFPNVFSGFNSLIASAARGSITAARVITGQYNPSNGIGLANTSLALFGNRLFALGESDLPYEINLTPNGDIQTIGRHDFNGKLSMSMTAHPKIDADTGEAFAFRYGPIPPFLTYFRFDSNGVKHNDVPVFSMTTPSFLHDFAITKKYAVFADIQLGMNPLDMISGGSPVGSDPSKISRIGILPRYDKDERKMKWFNVPGFNIVHAINAWDEEDGETVTLIAPNILSVEHTMERLDLVHAMVEKVKINVETGIVSRQPLSARNLDFAVINSDFMGKRNRFVYAAIGDPMPKISGVVKIDVLKGEEVGCRMFGEGCYGGEPFFVAREGGVEEDDGYLVSYVHDERKGESRFLVMDAKTAEMEVVAEVKLPRRVPYGFHGLFVKESDIRKLSL, from the coding sequence ATGGTCCCAAAACTCATCATAATAACATGTAAACAACCCCCAACTTCAATCCCTTCATTCAACATCTCATCCATCAAAACCAAAGAAAAACCCCAAACAACACAAACCCAAACACTAAAAACCACCACCACAACACCCTCCACCAAAACAAAACCTCcacccaccaccaccaccaccacccaacacacaaacaaaaaaccAGAAACATCACTCCCAGGACTCCTATTCAACACATTCGACGacatcatcaacaacttcatcgacCCACCAATAAAACCAGCCGTAGATCCAAGACATGTTCTATCTCAAAACTTCGCTCCAGTCCTAACCGAACTCCCTCCAACACAATGCGAAATCACAAAAGGCACACTCCCACCGTCACTCAACGGCGCTTACATAAGAAACGGCCCAAACCCCCAGTTCCTGCCACGTGGACCCTACCACCTCTTCGACGGTGACGGCATGCTTCACGCCATCACAATCTCTAACGGAACCGCCACACTCTGTAGCCGTTACGTCAAAACCTACAAATACAAAACCGAAAACGAAGCCGGTTACCCTCTCTTCCCCAACGTCTTCTCCGGTTTCAACTCGCTTATCGCCTCCGCCGCGCGTGGATCCATAACCGCCGCACGTGTCATAACCGGTCAGTATAATCCATCCAACGGCATTGGTTTAGCAAACACAAGCTTAGCTCTGTTTGGTAACCGTCTTTTCGCGCTCGGAGAATCCGATCTTCCTTATGAAATTAATCTAACCCCAAACGGTGACATCCAAACAATCGGCCGTCACGATTTTAACGGTAAACTCTCCATGAGCATGACGGCGCATCCCAAAATTGATGCCGACACCGGCGAAGCTTTCGCGTTCCGTTACGGTCCTATTCCACCGTTTTTAACTTACTTCCGTTTCGATTCTAACGGAGTTAAACACAACGACGTTCCCGTTTTCTCCATGACAACACCTTCGTTTCTTCACGATTTCGCTATTACGAAAAAATACGCTGTGTTTGCTGATATACAGCTTGGGATGAATCCTCTTGATATGATTTCCGGTGGCTCTCCGGTAGGTTCCGATCCATCGAAGATTTCGAGGATCGGGATTCTTCCTCGTTATGATAAAGATGAGAGGAAGATGAAGTGGTTTAATGTGCCAGGGTTTAATATAGTTCACGCGATTAACGCGTGGGATGAGGAAGATGGAGAAACCGTTACGTTGATTGCGCCGAATATACTCTCTGTGGAGCATACTATGGAGAGATTGGATCTTGTTCACGCGATGGTTGAGAAAGTGAAGATCAACGTTGAGACAGGGATTGTTTCACGACAACCGTTATCAGCGAGGAATCTTGATTTCGCAGTTATAAATAGTGATTTCATGGGGAAGAGGAATAGGTTTGTTTATGCGGCGATTGGAGATCCGATGCCGAAGATATCGGGGGTTGTGAAGATTGATGTGTTGAAGGGAGAGGAAGTTGGGTGTAGGATGTTCGGAGAGGGTTGTTACGGTGGTGAACCGTTTTTTGTGGCGAGGGAGGGTGGTGTTGAGGAGGATGATGGTTATTTGGTGAGTTATGTGCATGATGAGAGGAAGGGGGAGTCGAGGTTTTTGGTGATGGATGCTAAGACGGCGGAGATGGAGGTTGTGGCGGAGGTGAAGTTGCCGCGGCGTGTGCCGTATGGTTTTCATGGGTTGTTTGTGAAGGAGAGTGACATCAGAAAGTTGTCGCTGTAG